Proteins from one Syntrophorhabdus sp. genomic window:
- a CDS encoding class I SAM-dependent methyltransferase: protein MKAEKKGFARWQEYAARKTAVRVNILVPAELKRGRVLDIGCGFFRNLSTETSFSEKYGLDKGIDRAVRMELKKRHDLALVDVDLEYSARVPFGSDFFEVVAMAAVLDRMEPTRVLRILQEIERVLKPGGVVIITVPARWTRGLLGFLVRVNIIKRTEVREHKAVYTGKHLLAILGQAGFQKSSLTSGHFQFFTGTWVRAKKVHNRFELEELEPLET, encoded by the coding sequence ATGAAAGCTGAGAAGAAAGGCTTTGCCCGCTGGCAGGAATATGCGGCAAGGAAGACTGCCGTCAGGGTGAATATCCTTGTCCCGGCAGAGTTGAAGAGGGGCAGGGTCCTTGATATTGGCTGCGGGTTTTTTCGCAATCTTTCCACCGAAACGAGCTTTTCCGAGAAATACGGCCTTGATAAGGGGATCGATAGGGCGGTCAGGATGGAGTTGAAGAAGAGGCATGACCTTGCCCTCGTCGATGTGGACCTGGAATATTCCGCGCGCGTGCCATTCGGCAGCGACTTCTTTGAGGTTGTTGCAATGGCGGCCGTTCTGGATCGCATGGAACCAACAAGGGTACTTCGTATCCTGCAGGAGATCGAAAGGGTTCTCAAACCGGGAGGTGTGGTCATCATTACGGTGCCTGCCAGATGGACCAGGGGATTACTGGGATTTCTCGTCAGGGTCAACATCATCAAGCGGACTGAGGTCCGGGAGCACAAAGCCGTCTATACGGGGAAACATCTCCTGGCGATACTGGGGCAGGCCGGATTCCAGAAGTCATCCCTGACATCGGGGCATTTTCAGTTCTTTACCGGCACATGGGTGCGGGCAAAGAAGGTGCACAACCGCTTCGAGCTTGAAGAGCTTGAGCCTTTGGAAACGTGA